GCGGTGGTGGCGACGCTGCTCGGCACGGTCGGCGCCGGGGCGATCTGGGTGGCCTACGTTCCCGCCGCCCTGGCGCTCTACCTCGTCGCACTGACCACGCCGCCCCGCCGGTCCGTGACCGCCCTGGTGGCCTGCCTGCTCGCCTCGGGTGCCGCCGTGGCGTACCTGTACTCCGTCATGCGGCCCGTCCCGCGGCCGGGGGCGGTGCCCGGCGAGGTGCTCCCCGCCTGGCCGGTGGAGGCCGGCGTGATCTGGGCGATCATGTGCGGGGCATGGGCGGCCGGGGCCGCGCTCCGCCGGCGGCGGGCCACCGCCGCCCGGCTCTCCCGGCAGGCCGTGGCCGACGAACGGCTGCACATCGCCCGCGAGCTGCACGACATCGTCGGGCACAGCATGAGCCTGATCGCGGTCAAGGCCACCGTCGCCAACCACATCGCCGCGACCAACCCGCAGGAGGCCATGTCCGCGCTGGCCGTCATCGAGCACACCAGCAGGGCCGCGCTCACCGACATCCGCCGCCTGCTGGGGGTGCTCCGCTCCGACGAGGGCTCCCCCGCCGACCTGGCGCCGCCACCGGGACCCGCCCAGCTGCACCTGCTCGCCGAGCACACCCGGGCCGCGGGCGTTCCCGTCGACCTTGAGATACGCGGCACCGGCGAGCTGCCGGAGGCGGTGGGCCTGTCGGTGTACCGCATCGTGCAGGAGGCGCTCACCAACGTCGTCAAGCACGCCGCCCCGGCTCGCTGCAAGGTCCTCGTCGAGACCGGCGGAGGGGCGGTGCGGATCGAGGTGGTCGACGACGGCCGGGGCCGCAGGCCCGCGGAGCCGCGGGGTGCCGAAGCGCACGGGCTGGTCGGGATGAGGGAACGTGTCACGATGTACGGTGGCACGTTCAGTGCCGGCCCACGACCCGAGGGAGGCTTCCAGGTGTCAGCCCACCTGCCGTACGAGCCGTCCGGACGGACGCCGTGACAGGAACCGCCGAGACGGGCGCCGCGAACGGCTCCGCGTCACCGATCCGGGTGCTGCTCGCCGACGATCACGTGCTGCTGCGTGACAGCTTCCGCGCCCTCGTCGACGCCACCGAGGGAATGGTCACGGTCGGCGAGGCGGCCACCGGTGCCGAGGCCGTGCGGATGGCCGGGCGGGAGCGTCCGGACGTGGTGCTGATGGACGTGCGGATGCCCGAGATGGACGGCATCGAGGCCACCCGGCTGATCTGCGGCTCGCCCGAGACCGCCGGTGTGCGCGTGCTGATCCTGACGACGTTCGACCTGGACGAGTACGTCTACGCGGCCCTGCGGGCAGGGGCGAGCGGCTTCCTGGTCAAGGACACCACCGCGGCGCACCTCCTGGAGGCGATCCGCGTGGTCGTCTCCGGTGAGGCCCTGCTGGCGCCCGGCGTGACGCGGCGGCTCATCACCGAGTTCGCGCGGCTGGCCGCTCCCGCCCGGCCTCTGGCCCGCGAGCTCGACGGGGTCACCGTCCGCGAGCGCGAGGTTCTCACCCTGATCGCCCGGGGGCTGTCCAACACCGAGATCGCCGAGCTCCTGCACCTCAGCGTCGGCACGGTGAAGACGCACGTGGGACGCCTGCTCGACAAACTCCACGCGCGCGACCGCGCCCAGCTCGTGATCATCGCCTACGAGACGGGCCTGGTCTCCGCCGGAAGCGCGACACCCCGGGGAGCGTGACCGATGCCCGACCGGGAGATCCTGACCGGCGGCGGTGTCGAGGCCGCCGCGGGCAACGCGGCCTTCGCGGGTCACCTGGCCGATGGGCACGACCTGCGGTATCTCGCCGACGCCGGTTACCTGGACGAGCGACGAGCCGTCTTCGACCGCGTTCTCCTCGCCGGATAACCGGGCAACCGGACAGCTACCGAGGTTGAAGCTCGGAAGTTAGATCATCGATGGTGGTTCGTGGCCGTTGGATGACCTCGCGTTCGGCATTCCGGAGTTATGAGGCATCCGGAGGGCAGCGGATTTCCTGCGCATCGGATCGGGCAATCCTGCGGTCAACGGCCTGGATCCCCTCAACGCGATCATCAAGCCTCGGCTGAAACGCATGCGGTATCGACCTGATCTCGCCGCCGGTTTCCTCAACGAGACCGGCCCGTCCTTCAACCTGGCCTGAACATGGAGATTTAATCTCAGTGGCTCCTCACTGATTCCACGCACCGGATCTTGGCCATCGGTCGATCGATAAAGTCACCCCACAGGGATTTTTCGGGCAGTAATAACCAATCCAGCGCTTCCACATTTACCAAGCACATCACCCTTCACTTTCGAGACACAGAACCATACAATATCGTGCACGCATGAAAAATTGGAGGGCGAGATGACCGTCTCACATCAGATTGACAAGATCGTACGAGAGTTCGCAAGAGACAGCGGGCGCAGCCTGTCGATAAAGTCACTATCCGGACCAGAAATAGAAATAACAGTTAGAGGTGACGAGTCGCGCCCGGGGGCCAGCACCCTGAAAGTGGCGATCTCGATGGAGATAGCCCGCCAACTCGACAACGGCCTTCTGAGCAGTTCGCTTCTCATTAAAAGGAAAGATCTTGGCACCAGCATCTATCCCACCCTCCTTGAAGTACTCAGAGAAGATCACACATTTACAATAAAAGAACTTTGTGGAATCATGCTGGCGACCAGCGACAATCTGATCTCTCAATATCTTCTCGATCTCGCTGGAATACAATCCGTCAACTCGTTTCTCAAAGACATTTCCTGCCGTCAATCGATGATACGCGTCGGATATCGAGACTTTGAATTGAGTCCCATTGGGCGAGCAAACACCACCTCGACCATGGATCAAATACGCCTATTGACCCACTTGGATCAAGAAAACACGTATTCCTGGATCCGCAACGCGATGGTAAACGGGCTTCGAAAGTCTCGAATAGCACTGAGATTCCCTGAAGATATTTCCATAGCAAACAAGACGGGATCACTGAACGGCGTGGCGAATGATGTCGCCCTAATATCTGACAGGGAAATAAAAATAGCCATTGCAGTGCTAACGGACAGGCAGACAGACGCAGGCCGGACCGGCATCGAAATCGCCGATACGGTGTACGCCGTATGGCAGACCATCGGAGGAAGAGTCCACGAACTCAGAGAAGAAGGAACGCCTTCGCCCGATCCGCACGACTAGCATACTCATATCAATTTCCTCCGCAGCCGTCGGCGCGGCGCCACTGACGATTTTTTCCACACCGGGACAGCAGAATTTCCTTCCTCTTATTATTTGGCCCAGTCTCAAGTGCTCTATTTTCTGGCGCGACGACTGCCGTTGTTTTCGATTCCGTGGCTTCACGTGAAGTGGCGCGGGTGGATCCGCCCGCCCCCGTCGCGGGTCAGCGCGCTCACCCCGCGCACCACGCGGGCGGGCCGGTCCTCGGTGGCGGCCGGCAGGTCGCATCCGCGAGGGAAGCGGCGCCGCACCTGTCACGACGGTTCCGCGGGCGCGGGTCGACGCCCCCTCGGGTGGCCGCGGGGCCGCGGTCTATCCGGCCCGGCCGGCACTCCGCCGGCGGAACCAGTGCCGATGGCCCCGGATGAACGTCACCACGAAGAGGATCTGGATAGCGCCCTCGATCAGGAGGAAGAGCCCGGAGTCCAGCGCGGGCAGCAGCGGCCCGCCGCCCAGGCCGTCGGCGAGGGTGAGCACGGCGCGCACCGCGGCGGCGATCGCGATCGGCGCGCCGTACAGGGCCAGGGCGGTGAGGCTGACCGTGGCTCCCAGTACGAGGAAGACGGAGTAGATCCGGGTCGCCCGGCGCTCGTGGGGGGCGAGCCCGCTCGTCGGGTCCTCGGCGGAATGGGGGCGGCGGCGCAGGGCCGCGACGGTCCTCCCGAGGAGATACTTCGCGTAGGAGAGGCCGTCGTCGAAGAGGTTCCTGGCCCGAAGCAGGTCGCGCAGGACGTAGTACAGGTCGGTGCGCATGTAGACCTGGAGCTGGAACGGAATGGTCATCAGCACGCAGACGACGAGTGCCTGGAGGATGGCCTTCGCCACTCCGGGCATGGCCAGGTGGGCCACCAGCAGTGTCAGCGTGGCCATCACGAACAGGTCCCCGGCCATCCCGGCCAGATAGACCCGGTAGCGGGACCGCCTGGGAACCCCCCACACCCCGGTGACGTCGGTCTGCACCACGAGATTGTGCAGCCGGGTGCCGAAGCCTATCCGCCCCGGCGCGCCGAGCGACCGGGCCGCCGTCAGGTGCATCAGCTCGTGCACGCTGATCGTGACCGACACCATCGCGGTGTTGACCAGCACCGTCAGGCCGATGTAGTCGCTCCAGAAGAAGTCCGCGTAGTGCGGCAGCAGGTCGGGCCGCGTGCCGAGGGTGAGCAGCGCCGCACCCACGACGACCAGCCAGAGGGCCTTCATCGGCCTGCTGA
This region of Streptosporangium sp. NBC_01495 genomic DNA includes:
- a CDS encoding serine hydrolase; this encodes MTVSHQIDKIVREFARDSGRSLSIKSLSGPEIEITVRGDESRPGASTLKVAISMEIARQLDNGLLSSSLLIKRKDLGTSIYPTLLEVLREDHTFTIKELCGIMLATSDNLISQYLLDLAGIQSVNSFLKDISCRQSMIRVGYRDFELSPIGRANTTSTMDQIRLLTHLDQENTYSWIRNAMVNGLRKSRIALRFPEDISIANKTGSLNGVANDVALISDREIKIAIAVLTDRQTDAGRTGIEIADTVYAVWQTIGGRVHELREEGTPSPDPHD
- a CDS encoding response regulator transcription factor, translated to MTGTAETGAANGSASPIRVLLADDHVLLRDSFRALVDATEGMVTVGEAATGAEAVRMAGRERPDVVLMDVRMPEMDGIEATRLICGSPETAGVRVLILTTFDLDEYVYAALRAGASGFLVKDTTAAHLLEAIRVVVSGEALLAPGVTRRLITEFARLAAPARPLARELDGVTVREREVLTLIARGLSNTEIAELLHLSVGTVKTHVGRLLDKLHARDRAQLVIIAYETGLVSAGSATPRGA
- a CDS encoding sensor histidine kinase; the protein is MNSSRGRAYLLPLDVVAAPALVLLIAYAALDPPVQVFTGPLWVAWTSAVAIALPVAVRRRWPLPVLAVTGVGAVVATLLGTVGAGAIWVAYVPAALALYLVALTTPPRRSVTALVACLLASGAAVAYLYSVMRPVPRPGAVPGEVLPAWPVEAGVIWAIMCGAWAAGAALRRRRATAARLSRQAVADERLHIARELHDIVGHSMSLIAVKATVANHIAATNPQEAMSALAVIEHTSRAALTDIRRLLGVLRSDEGSPADLAPPPGPAQLHLLAEHTRAAGVPVDLEIRGTGELPEAVGLSVYRIVQEALTNVVKHAAPARCKVLVETGGGAVRIEVVDDGRGRRPAEPRGAEAHGLVGMRERVTMYGGTFSAGPRPEGGFQVSAHLPYEPSGRTP